A stretch of DNA from Hydrogenophaga sp. SL48:
TCCCAGGCGTTCGCCCGTGCCCACCTTGCTGTGGGGCGAGGGCGGAAGCGGCAAGACGCACCTGCTGCGCGCGGCGCGCGAGGCCCTGCGGGACCACGGCGGCCAGGTGGGCTGGATCGACGCCTCGACCCTGCATCCGGTCGAGTACGACGAGCGCTGGGTCGCCGTGGTGCTCGACGACTGCCACCTCTACACCGCCGAGCAGCAGGCCGCCGCGTTCAACTGGTTCGTCAACGCCCAGACACCGGCCCACGGCCCGGCGCGCTGGGTGCTGGCCGCCGCCGACCGGCCACCGGCCGACCTGCAGCTGCGCGAGGACCTGCGCACCCGCCTGGGCTGGGGCCATGTGTTCCAGGTCAAGGCGCTGGGCGAGGCCGAGCGCCGCGCGGTGCTGCGGCGGGCCGCCGACGAGCGCGGTGTGTTCCTGAGCGACGAGGTGATGGATTTCATGCTCAACCGCTTCTCGCGCGACCTCTCCAGCCTCATGATGCTGCTCGACCAGCTCGACGCCTATGCCCTGCGCACCCAGCGCGCGATCACCATCCCGCTGATCAAATCCATGCTGGAAAACGAATAGACCTTGATGCGCCTAGCCCTTTTTGATCTCGATCACACCCTCATCCCCATCGACTCCGACCATGCCTGGGGACAGTTCACCGTCACGCTGGGCTGGCGCGACGCTGAGACCCACACCCGTGCCAACGACGCC
This window harbors:
- the hda gene encoding DnaA regulatory inactivator Hda translates to MKQMALDIGLAPVPTLANFVAVGNEAALEHLSLWTGNPRRSPVPTLLWGEGGSGKTHLLRAAREALRDHGGQVGWIDASTLHPVEYDERWVAVVLDDCHLYTAEQQAAAFNWFVNAQTPAHGPARWVLAAADRPPADLQLREDLRTRLGWGHVFQVKALGEAERRAVLRRAADERGVFLSDEVMDFMLNRFSRDLSSLMMLLDQLDAYALRTQRAITIPLIKSMLENE